A DNA window from Loxodonta africana isolate mLoxAfr1 chromosome 7, mLoxAfr1.hap2, whole genome shotgun sequence contains the following coding sequences:
- the LOC100659391 gene encoding olfactory receptor 5L1-like yields MVEENCTVVTEFILQGLSDIPELRVFLFLFFLLVYGITVVSNLGMIALIQVSSQLHTPMYFFLSHLSFVDFCYSTIIVPKTLANIINKDKAISFLECMVQLYLFCAYGLTEVNLLAVMAYDRFVAICSPLLYMVIMSQKLRVELVSGCYLCGTVCSLMHLCLVLEIPSYRLNMINHYFCDLPPLLSLACSDVSMNELLLYIVATANEIIAIVVILTSYLLILITILRMRSAEGRRRAFSTCASHFTAIIVFHVTILFIYCRPSSGNILDTDKIAAVFYTAVIPMLNPLIYSLRNKDVKEAFRKVMGFNLLSKGPFS; encoded by the coding sequence ATGGTGGAGGAAAACTGCACCGTGGTGACAGAgttcattctccagggactatcAGACATCCCGgagctgagagtcttcctcttcctGTTTTTCCTTCTAGTCTATGGGATCACAGTTGTGAGCAACTTGGGCATGATTGCACTGATTCAGGTCAGCAGTCAGcttcacacccccatgtactttttcctcagccacttATCCTTTGTGGATTTCTGTTACTCCACCATCATTGTGCCTAAGACACTGGCCAATATCATAAACAAGGACAAAGCCATTTCTTTCCTGGAATGCATGGTGCAACTCTATTTGTTTTGTGCTTATGGACTCACTGAGGTTAACTTGCTGGCTGTGATGGCCTACGACCGCTTTGTGGCCATCTGCAGCCCACTGCTGTACATGGTCATCATGTCCCAGAAGCTCCGTGTGGAGCTAGTGTCTGGCTGCTACCTGTGTGGAACAGTGTGTTCTCTGATGCACTTGTGTTTAGTTCTTGAGATCCCATCCTATCGATTGAATATGATTAATCACTACTTCTGTGATCTACCCCCTCTCTTATCTCTTGCCTGTTCTGATGTCTCTATGAATGAATTGCTTTTGTACATTGTGGCCACTGCCAATGAGATCATCGCCATTGTGGTCATCCTCACCTCCTACTTGCTTATTCTCATCACCATCCTGAGGATGCGCTCTGCAGAGGGAAGGCGCAGAGCGTTTTCCACCTGTGCTTCCCACTTCACAGCCATCATTGTCTTTCACGTAACAATTCTTTTCATTTATTGCCGTCCCAGCTCAGGCAACATTCTGGATACAGACAAGATAGCCGCGGTGTTCTACACTGCAGTGATTCCCATGCTGAACCCcctgatctacagcctgaggaacaaggaTGTGAAAGAAGCTTTCAGGAAAGTGATGGGATTTAACTTACTTTCCAAGGGGCCATTTTCTTAG